One genomic window of Stenotrophomonas lactitubi includes the following:
- a CDS encoding ABC transporter permease, whose amino-acid sequence MNKLKKWLGNAVTVLLLAVGLAVWIGLPWIGVLAIAVLVGLWLALTRSGRLALAATRIGIASLPQRWGASSVIVVGIAGVVGVLVAMLAMGEGFQATLNNTGDDTTAIVLRGGSQAETNSVITREQVPTLSTLPGITRDAQGRPLLSPELSQVVNLVSKADGTDVNAQFRGVGPQAWAVHDKVKIVEGRRFAAGLREIVVGQGAKSQFRDMDVGKTLTLGNQTWTVVGVFATGDAHDSELWTDADTLATTYQRSAWQSISVRTDGKAGFEQFKAAVAADPRLKLDVETTRVYYSKQGGGLTKLIDILGKVIGTIMAVGAVFGALNTMYAAVATRAREIATMRAIGFRGLPVVTAVMLETMLLALLGGLLGCAVAWLLFNGYSVSTIGSNFSAVVFKFHVSPELLWSGLKWALGIGLVGGLFPALRAARLPITTALRET is encoded by the coding sequence ATGAACAAGCTCAAGAAGTGGCTGGGAAACGCGGTGACCGTGCTGTTGCTGGCCGTCGGCCTGGCCGTGTGGATCGGCCTGCCGTGGATCGGCGTGCTGGCCATCGCGGTGCTGGTGGGGTTGTGGCTGGCGCTCACCCGCAGTGGACGGCTGGCGCTGGCCGCCACCCGCATCGGCATTGCCAGCCTGCCGCAACGCTGGGGTGCGTCCTCGGTGATCGTGGTCGGCATCGCCGGCGTGGTCGGCGTGCTGGTGGCGATGCTGGCGATGGGTGAAGGCTTCCAGGCCACGCTCAACAACACCGGCGATGACACCACCGCGATCGTGCTGCGCGGCGGTTCGCAGGCCGAGACCAACTCGGTCATCACCCGCGAACAGGTCCCTACGCTGTCCACCCTGCCCGGCATCACCCGCGATGCGCAGGGACGGCCGCTGCTGTCGCCGGAGCTGTCGCAGGTGGTCAACCTGGTGTCCAAGGCCGATGGTACCGACGTCAACGCGCAATTCCGCGGCGTCGGCCCGCAGGCGTGGGCCGTGCATGACAAGGTCAAGATCGTCGAAGGCCGCCGGTTCGCCGCCGGCCTGCGCGAGATCGTGGTCGGCCAGGGCGCGAAGAGCCAGTTCCGCGACATGGACGTTGGCAAGACGCTCACCCTGGGCAACCAGACCTGGACGGTGGTGGGCGTGTTCGCTACCGGCGATGCGCATGATTCGGAACTGTGGACCGACGCCGACACGCTGGCCACCACCTACCAGCGCAGTGCCTGGCAGTCGATCAGCGTGCGCACCGATGGCAAGGCCGGCTTCGAGCAGTTCAAGGCCGCCGTCGCCGCCGATCCGCGCCTGAAGCTGGACGTGGAAACCACCCGCGTCTACTACAGCAAGCAGGGTGGCGGGCTGACCAAGCTGATCGATATTCTCGGCAAGGTGATCGGCACCATCATGGCAGTGGGTGCGGTGTTCGGCGCGCTCAACACCATGTATGCCGCCGTGGCCACGCGCGCGAGAGAGATCGCCACGATGCGTGCGATCGGCTTTCGTGGCCTGCCGGTGGTGACTGCGGTGATGCTGGAAACCATGCTGCTGGCCCTGCTCGGTGGCCTGCTGGGGTGTGCGGTGGCGTGGCTGCTGTTCAACGGCTACAGCGTGTCCACCATCGGCAGCAACTTCAGCGCGGTGGTGTTCAAGTTCCATGTATCGCCGGAACTGCTGTGGAGTGGACTGAAGTGGGCGCTGGGTATCGGCCTGGTGGGCGGATTGTTCCCGGCGCTGCGCGCGGCACGGCTGCCGATCACCACGGCGCTGCGCGAGACCTGA
- a CDS encoding ABC transporter permease, with protein MKYFSLVWAQLFRSRTRTLLTLLSVVAAFLLFGMLDSVRVAFSSGGSVEGANRLVTASRLSITQSLPIRLETQIRQVSGVRDVTYGMWFGGIYQDPKNFFPNFSVAPNYFDVYRELQIDPAQLQDWQQTRTGAIVGETLAKQFGWKVGDTIPLQATIFPRGGSNDWPLELKGIYRSKDRALAANEERQLMMNWKYFDESNDYIKNQVSWYTVTLDNPDQSSRVAQAIDAISANSDHETKTQTESAFQQAFVKQFADIGMIVTSIMGAVFFTLLLLTGNTMAQAVRERVPELATLKTLGFKDSTVLTLVMVESVLLIGLGGLLGMGLAALILPAISPKSMGMLPPHVPTPTWLVGIVLIVVIGIVVGLLPALRAKRLKIVDALAGR; from the coding sequence ATGAAATACTTCTCGTTGGTCTGGGCGCAGCTGTTCCGCAGCCGCACCCGCACCCTGTTGACCCTGTTGTCGGTGGTGGCCGCGTTCCTGCTGTTCGGCATGCTCGACTCGGTACGCGTGGCGTTCTCTTCCGGCGGCAGTGTGGAAGGCGCCAACCGGTTGGTGACAGCCTCGCGCTTGTCGATCACCCAATCGCTGCCGATCCGCCTGGAAACGCAGATCCGCCAGGTCAGCGGCGTGCGCGATGTCACCTACGGCATGTGGTTCGGCGGCATCTACCAGGACCCGAAGAACTTCTTCCCCAACTTCTCGGTGGCGCCGAACTACTTCGATGTCTACCGCGAACTGCAGATCGATCCGGCGCAGCTGCAGGACTGGCAGCAGACCCGCACCGGCGCGATCGTCGGCGAGACGCTGGCCAAGCAGTTCGGCTGGAAGGTCGGCGACACCATCCCGCTGCAGGCCACCATCTTCCCGCGCGGCGGCAGCAACGACTGGCCGCTGGAACTGAAGGGCATCTACCGCTCGAAGGATCGCGCGTTGGCAGCCAACGAAGAACGCCAGTTGATGATGAACTGGAAATACTTCGATGAGTCCAACGACTACATCAAGAACCAGGTGAGCTGGTACACGGTGACGCTGGACAACCCGGATCAGTCTTCGCGGGTGGCGCAGGCCATCGATGCGATCTCGGCCAACTCCGACCACGAAACCAAGACCCAGACCGAGTCGGCGTTCCAGCAGGCGTTCGTCAAGCAGTTCGCCGACATCGGCATGATCGTCACCTCGATCATGGGTGCGGTGTTCTTCACACTGCTGCTGTTGACCGGCAACACCATGGCGCAGGCGGTGCGCGAGCGCGTTCCGGAACTGGCGACACTGAAGACGCTGGGCTTCAAGGACAGCACGGTGCTGACCCTGGTGATGGTCGAATCGGTGCTGCTGATCGGCCTCGGTGGACTGCTCGGCATGGGCCTGGCGGCGCTGATCCTGCCGGCCATCAGCCCGAAGAGCATGGGCATGCTGCCGCCGCACGTACCGACGCCGACCTGGCTGGTGGGCATCGTCCTGATCGTGGTGATCGGCATCGTGGTCGGGCTGCTGCCTGCACTGCGTGCCAAGCGCCTGAAGATCGTCGACGCGCTCGCCGGCCGCTGA
- a CDS encoding ABC transporter ATP-binding protein, with translation MSTLVSLRNITKTYQRGPEKVQVLHGIDLDIASGDFVALMGPSGSGKTTLLNLIGGLDNPTGGEISIEGERIDQMSGGQLSTWRSHHVGFVFQFYNLMPMLTAQKNVELPLLLTHLSAAQRKRNAEIALTLVGLADRRSHRPNELSGGQQQRVAIARAIVSDPTFLICDEPTGDLDRQSAEEILGLLQQLNREHGKTIIMVTHDPKAAEYATHTVHLDKGELADAPLAH, from the coding sequence ATGTCGACCCTGGTTTCACTGCGCAACATCACCAAGACCTACCAGCGTGGCCCCGAGAAGGTGCAGGTGCTGCACGGCATCGACCTGGATATCGCCAGCGGCGATTTCGTCGCGCTGATGGGCCCGTCCGGTTCCGGCAAGACCACCCTGCTCAACCTGATCGGCGGCCTGGACAACCCCACGGGCGGCGAGATCAGCATCGAAGGCGAGCGCATCGACCAGATGAGCGGCGGCCAGCTGTCGACGTGGCGCAGCCATCACGTCGGCTTCGTGTTCCAGTTCTACAACCTGATGCCGATGCTGACCGCGCAGAAGAACGTGGAACTGCCGTTGCTGCTGACCCACCTCAGCGCGGCGCAGCGCAAGCGCAATGCCGAGATCGCGCTGACTCTGGTCGGCCTGGCCGACCGCCGCAGCCATCGCCCCAACGAACTGTCCGGCGGCCAGCAGCAGCGCGTGGCGATCGCCCGCGCGATCGTCTCCGACCCGACCTTCCTGATCTGCGACGAACCGACCGGCGATCTCGACCGCCAGTCCGCCGAGGAGATCCTGGGCCTGCTGCAGCAGCTCAACCGCGAACACGGCAAGACCATCATCATGGTCACCCATGACCCGAAGGCCGCCGAGTACGCCACCCACACGGTGCACCTGGACAAGGGCGAGCTGGCTGACGCCCCGCTGGCCCACTGA
- a CDS encoding efflux RND transporter periplasmic adaptor subunit, with translation MNASAELLKELRIDRKSPPPASSGGSGGRRWLWIAVVVIIVLLAGGAFALFGRAPTVEVDTAPAVAIQQGSASSSVLDASGYVVARRMATVSAKITGKVREVMIEEGMRVEQGQIMATLDPIDADAQRSLYASQLQSARSQVAGLEAQQKQAAAEASRLQALVGQQLVSRSQYDQAVAQRDSLRAQLETARRNVKVANDQLSIADLGVDNNIVRAPFSGVVTAKAAQPGEIVSPLSAGGGFTRTGIGTIVDMESLEIEVEVGEAFIGRVQPKMPVEATLNAYPDWKIPAEVIAIIPTADRGKATVKVRVALKVKDPRIVPEMGVRVSFLEQAQPQAATKPQGVRVPGGAVVQREGASVAFVLGDENRVQQRTVEAGQAMGKDRQILKGVSAGESVVVNPPDTLRDGAKVQQKQAQ, from the coding sequence ATGAACGCTTCTGCCGAGCTGTTGAAGGAACTCCGTATTGACCGCAAATCGCCGCCGCCGGCCTCCAGTGGCGGCAGTGGTGGCCGCCGCTGGCTGTGGATCGCCGTGGTCGTGATCATCGTGCTGCTGGCCGGCGGTGCGTTCGCACTGTTCGGCCGCGCGCCCACCGTGGAAGTGGACACCGCGCCGGCCGTGGCCATCCAGCAGGGCAGCGCCAGCAGCTCGGTACTCGATGCCAGCGGCTACGTTGTCGCCCGGCGCATGGCCACGGTGTCGGCCAAGATCACCGGCAAGGTGCGCGAGGTGATGATCGAAGAAGGCATGCGGGTGGAACAGGGGCAGATCATGGCCACCCTGGACCCGATCGATGCCGACGCGCAGCGCAGCCTGTATGCCTCGCAGCTGCAGTCCGCGCGCAGCCAGGTGGCCGGCCTGGAAGCCCAGCAGAAGCAGGCCGCCGCCGAGGCCAGCCGCCTGCAGGCACTGGTCGGCCAGCAGCTGGTCTCGCGCTCACAGTACGACCAGGCTGTGGCCCAACGTGACAGCCTGCGTGCGCAGCTGGAAACCGCACGACGCAACGTCAAGGTTGCCAACGACCAGCTGTCCATCGCCGACCTCGGCGTGGACAACAACATCGTACGCGCGCCGTTCTCCGGCGTGGTCACCGCCAAGGCCGCGCAGCCCGGTGAGATCGTCTCGCCGCTGTCGGCCGGCGGTGGCTTCACCCGTACCGGCATCGGCACCATCGTCGACATGGAATCGCTGGAGATCGAAGTCGAGGTCGGTGAAGCCTTCATCGGCCGCGTGCAACCGAAGATGCCGGTGGAAGCCACGCTCAACGCGTACCCGGACTGGAAGATCCCGGCCGAGGTGATCGCCATCATTCCCACCGCTGATCGCGGCAAGGCCACGGTGAAGGTGCGGGTGGCACTGAAAGTGAAAGACCCGCGCATCGTGCCGGAGATGGGCGTGCGGGTCAGCTTCCTGGAACAGGCGCAGCCACAGGCGGCGACCAAGCCGCAGGGTGTTCGCGTGCCGGGCGGTGCCGTGGTCCAGCGCGAGGGCGCGTCGGTGGCCTTCGTGCTGGGCGACGAGAACCGCGTCCAGCAGCGCACGGTCGAAGCCGGCCAAGCGATGGGCAAGGACCGCCAGATCCTCAAGGGCGTGAGCGCGGGAGAGTCAGTGGTGGTCAACCCGCCGGACACCCTGCGCGATGGCGCCAAGGTGCAACAGAAACAAGCGCAGTAA
- a CDS encoding ABC transporter ATP-binding protein yields the protein MDPIAPSLARLQQVQVRYRDHTALHGIDLQVRAGQVLALLGRNGAGKSTAISVLLGLRRADAGQVELLGGDPQQRDHRLGLGVMLQSTSLPPMLQVDELVAQASACYPDPLPLGDVLQRVGLQDLARRRYGQLSGGQQRCVQFAIAICGRPRVLFLDEPTTGLDIQARQAMWQAIRQLVAEGCGVLLTTHYLEEAEALAQRVVVLEQGRVVADAPLSELRLADRPRRIRCRSTLAADEVQHWPGVQQVQRDGEHLQVLASPAEPVVARLLAADAQLRELEVQGAALADAFLDLTREAA from the coding sequence ATGGATCCGATCGCTCCGTCGCTGGCCCGCCTGCAGCAGGTGCAGGTGCGTTACCGCGACCATACCGCCCTGCACGGCATCGACCTGCAGGTCCGCGCTGGCCAGGTACTGGCCCTGCTGGGCCGCAACGGTGCCGGCAAGAGTACCGCGATCAGCGTGTTGTTGGGCCTGCGTCGCGCCGACGCCGGCCAGGTCGAGCTGCTGGGCGGTGATCCGCAGCAACGCGATCATCGGCTCGGCCTCGGCGTGATGCTGCAGAGCACCAGCCTGCCGCCGATGCTGCAGGTGGATGAACTGGTGGCGCAGGCCAGTGCCTGCTATCCGGATCCGCTGCCGCTGGGCGACGTACTGCAGCGTGTGGGCCTGCAGGACCTTGCCCGGCGTCGCTATGGCCAGCTGTCCGGCGGGCAGCAGCGCTGCGTGCAGTTCGCCATTGCCATCTGCGGCCGCCCGCGCGTGCTGTTCCTCGATGAGCCCACCACCGGCCTGGACATCCAGGCGCGGCAGGCGATGTGGCAGGCGATCCGGCAGCTGGTGGCCGAAGGCTGCGGTGTGCTGCTGACCACCCACTACCTGGAAGAAGCCGAGGCGCTGGCGCAACGGGTGGTGGTGCTGGAGCAGGGCAGGGTAGTGGCCGATGCGCCGCTGTCCGAACTGCGCCTGGCCGACCGCCCGCGACGCATCCGCTGCCGCAGCACGCTGGCCGCCGATGAGGTGCAGCACTGGCCCGGCGTCCAGCAGGTGCAGCGCGATGGCGAACATCTGCAGGTGCTGGCCAGCCCGGCCGAGCCGGTGGTGGCGCGCCTGCTGGCCGCCGATGCGCAGCTGCGAGAACTGGAAGTACAGGGCGCGGCACTGGCCGACGCCTTCCTCGACCTGACCCGGGAGGCCGCATGA
- a CDS encoding ABC transporter permease codes for MNTLTRLTAAGAAPSVWRALRPYRAELLAELRRAWRSPSFVLPSLLFPVLFYLLFGVLLGRGHAPVYLLATYCVFGAMAPSLFGFGVQLALDREGGLLTLKRALPLPAAAPLLARLAMALLFAVLIAAMLMAVACLFGGVQLQAVQVLQLLVVAAFAALPLGSIGLLIGSHVGASAAPAIVNLVYLPLALLSGLWLPLSALPTVFSTMAPLWPTWHLAQLALPILGQPARGGTVGHLLVLLGVSAVALLLARRRLRRVG; via the coding sequence ATGAACACCTTGACCCGTCTCACCGCCGCCGGTGCCGCGCCCTCGGTCTGGCGTGCCCTGCGTCCGTATCGCGCCGAACTGCTGGCCGAGCTGCGTCGCGCCTGGCGCTCGCCGTCGTTCGTGCTGCCCTCGTTGTTGTTCCCGGTGCTGTTCTACCTGTTGTTCGGCGTACTGCTGGGCCGTGGCCACGCGCCGGTTTATCTGCTGGCGACTTATTGCGTGTTCGGCGCGATGGCGCCCTCGCTGTTTGGCTTCGGCGTGCAGCTGGCGCTGGACCGCGAAGGTGGTCTGCTGACCCTCAAGCGCGCACTGCCGCTGCCTGCCGCAGCGCCGCTGCTGGCGCGGCTGGCAATGGCCCTGCTGTTCGCGGTGCTGATCGCCGCGATGCTGATGGCGGTGGCGTGCCTCTTCGGCGGCGTGCAGCTGCAGGCGGTGCAGGTACTGCAGCTGCTGGTCGTGGCGGCGTTTGCGGCATTGCCGCTGGGGTCGATCGGCCTGCTGATCGGCAGCCATGTCGGCGCCAGCGCGGCACCGGCCATCGTCAACCTGGTCTACCTGCCGCTGGCACTGTTGTCGGGGCTGTGGCTACCGTTGTCGGCGTTGCCGACGGTGTTTTCGACGATGGCGCCGCTGTGGCCGACCTGGCACTTGGCGCAGCTGGCCCTGCCCATTCTTGGCCAGCCGGCACGTGGCGGCACCGTTGGCCATCTGCTGGTGTTGCTGGGTGTGAGTGCGGTCGCACTGCTGCTGGCGCGTCGCCGCCTGCGCCGGGTCGGCTGA
- a CDS encoding sensor histidine kinase yields the protein MIGSDRPRLESSVPPSWLASLLRPAPDSAVAELLRRGKSPWSGAIHLLWSVWIFLTPVLGNGFTLRWLLLTLASYPLFLLFYAKVMLAPRHHAWRYALAMIAMALVLLPWYPSGLSYFVFGCVMIRMSSRGGWWVYLLQLTGLNLLFCSTALYFGYPWQAMVWMPAVSFIVGLVVNVEALSHQRDVALQLSQDEVRRLATTAERERIGRDLHDLLGHTLSLITLKLELARKLYDRDDARARQEIGEAEDIAREALAQVRSAVTGIRASDLAGELASARLLLECQQVHLQYMPPPPMPVEVERGLALVLREAATNIVRHAQATRVQVDFMLEDRQLAMQIRDDGRGGVQAEGNGLCGMRERAAALGGQLTLQSPRGEGTVLTVRVPLVAATTPLSPASLAQGGAA from the coding sequence ATGATCGGCAGCGATCGTCCCCGCCTGGAATCTTCCGTGCCACCGAGCTGGCTTGCGTCCCTGCTGCGCCCCGCACCGGATTCGGCGGTGGCCGAACTGCTGCGGCGGGGCAAGTCGCCCTGGAGTGGTGCGATCCATCTGCTGTGGTCGGTCTGGATCTTCCTCACCCCGGTGCTCGGCAATGGCTTCACGCTGCGCTGGTTGTTGCTGACGCTGGCCAGCTATCCGTTGTTCCTGCTGTTCTATGCCAAGGTGATGCTGGCGCCACGGCACCACGCCTGGCGCTACGCGCTGGCCATGATTGCGATGGCCCTTGTACTGCTGCCGTGGTATCCGTCGGGACTGAGCTACTTCGTGTTCGGCTGCGTGATGATCCGCATGAGCAGCCGCGGCGGTTGGTGGGTGTACCTGTTGCAGCTCACTGGCCTGAATCTCCTGTTCTGCAGCACCGCGCTCTACTTCGGTTATCCGTGGCAGGCCATGGTGTGGATGCCGGCGGTGTCGTTCATTGTCGGGCTGGTGGTGAACGTGGAGGCCTTGAGCCATCAGCGCGACGTCGCCCTTCAGCTGTCCCAGGATGAGGTGCGGCGCCTGGCGACCACCGCCGAGCGCGAGCGCATCGGCCGTGATCTGCATGACCTGCTGGGGCATACGCTGTCATTGATCACGCTGAAGCTGGAACTGGCGCGCAAGCTGTACGACCGCGATGACGCGCGTGCCCGGCAGGAAATCGGCGAGGCCGAGGACATTGCCCGCGAGGCGCTGGCACAGGTACGCAGTGCGGTCACCGGCATCCGCGCCAGCGACCTGGCCGGCGAACTGGCCTCGGCACGCCTGCTGCTGGAATGCCAACAGGTACACCTGCAGTACATGCCGCCGCCGCCGATGCCGGTGGAGGTAGAGCGTGGGCTGGCACTGGTGCTGCGCGAGGCGGCGACCAACATCGTGCGCCACGCGCAGGCGACCCGGGTGCAGGTGGATTTCATGCTTGAGGACCGACAGTTGGCGATGCAGATACGCGATGACGGCCGTGGCGGCGTGCAGGCCGAAGGCAATGGATTGTGTGGCATGCGTGAGCGGGCAGCGGCGCTGGGTGGCCAGTTGACGCTGCAGTCGCCGCGCGGGGAAGGCACGGTGCTGACCGTGCGCGTGCCCCTGGTGGCCGCGACTACGCCGCTGTCGCCGGCATCGCTGGCACAGGGAGGCGCGGCATGA
- a CDS encoding response regulator transcription factor: protein MIRILLAEDQAMVRGALSALLGLEPDIEVLGSAADGEAAWRMLQQLQPDILVTDIEMPGLSGLELAQRIARHELPIKVVIVTTFARAGFLRRALEAGVLGYLLKDAPAENLAEALRKVKQGIRAIDPQLALDAWSQADPLTDRERRVLRLAGEGRTASEIAEQLGLSHGTVRNYLSECIGKLGVANRIEAYRLARQKGWL from the coding sequence ATGATCCGCATCCTGCTGGCCGAGGATCAGGCGATGGTGCGTGGCGCGCTGTCGGCGCTGCTGGGCTTGGAACCGGATATCGAGGTACTGGGCAGTGCAGCCGACGGCGAAGCCGCGTGGCGCATGCTGCAGCAGCTGCAGCCGGACATCCTGGTCACCGACATTGAAATGCCCGGGCTGAGCGGGCTGGAGCTGGCCCAGCGCATCGCCCGCCATGAACTGCCGATCAAAGTGGTGATCGTGACCACCTTCGCCCGCGCCGGTTTCCTGCGCCGTGCATTGGAAGCAGGCGTGCTGGGCTATCTGTTGAAGGATGCACCGGCCGAGAACCTGGCCGAGGCGCTGCGCAAGGTGAAGCAGGGCATCCGCGCGATCGACCCGCAGTTGGCGCTGGATGCGTGGTCGCAGGCCGATCCGCTGACCGACCGCGAGCGCCGCGTGCTGCGCCTGGCGGGCGAGGGCCGCACCGCCAGCGAGATCGCCGAGCAGCTGGGGCTGTCACACGGCACAGTGCGCAATTACCTGTCCGAATGCATCGGCAAGCTGGGCGTGGCCAACAGGATCGAGGCGTATCGGCTGGCGCGGCAGAAGGGGTGGTTGTAG
- a CDS encoding cytochrome b, giving the protein MNTGNGHFNLLARVLHWSMALMIIAMLFVGVTMVASLHLRPMLIDLHRPLGIAILLLVVLRLYNRLRHRPPPLPADLPAWQVLAAKASHWMLYALMLAMPLIGWAMLSAGGYPIVLGGGLHLPPIVPHTPALYAALRNAHSLLAYVLFATVLMHVGAALFHLWVRRDGVFQAMARGKD; this is encoded by the coding sequence ATGAACACCGGCAACGGCCACTTCAACCTGCTCGCCCGGGTGCTGCACTGGTCCATGGCGCTGATGATCATCGCGATGCTGTTCGTCGGCGTGACCATGGTCGCCTCGCTGCACCTGCGGCCGATGCTGATCGACCTGCACCGGCCGCTGGGCATCGCCATCCTGCTGCTGGTGGTGCTGCGCCTGTACAACCGCCTGCGCCACCGTCCACCACCGCTGCCGGCGGATCTTCCCGCATGGCAGGTGCTGGCGGCGAAGGCTTCGCACTGGATGCTGTACGCGTTGATGCTGGCGATGCCGCTGATCGGCTGGGCGATGCTGTCGGCCGGCGGCTACCCGATCGTGCTGGGCGGTGGCCTGCACCTGCCACCGATCGTGCCGCACACCCCGGCGCTGTACGCCGCGCTGCGCAATGCGCACAGTCTGCTGGCCTATGTGTTGTTCGCCACGGTGCTGATGCACGTGGGTGCGGCGCTGTTCCACCTGTGGGTGCGCCGCGATGGCGTGTTCCAGGCGATGGCACGCGGGAAGGATTGA
- a CDS encoding catalase family peroxidase, translating to MSLFRYTRAGQGPQSPRRHSPLPWIALIALILGIVALAFAWLAGWIGRDRLTAQRFTDTIEATGPAHPGFRRAHSKGVCVSGWFEPSAQAPTLSSARVFSQARVPVMGRLSIGGGDPYGADNTARVRSIAVQMVSDDGQEWRMAMNSFPFFAVPTAEAFYEQTRAQIPDPATGKPDPQKMAAVLAKYPSAQAFQQWAKSAPWTSSWANTTFNSVNSFWFTNAQGQKRAVRWRWQPQAAVVEMDADARKQANVDFLSQELQQRLATGPVRWNLVVSLAAPGDAIDDPSVPWPESRDQVVAGVLSLDRMQSQEEGACGQLNFDPLIVPSGVRGSDDPILAARSAVYSQSFNRRERERASGNVEQPKEAAQ from the coding sequence ATGTCGCTCTTCCGCTACACCCGCGCCGGCCAAGGGCCGCAGTCACCGCGCAGGCATTCACCGCTGCCCTGGATCGCCCTGATCGCGCTGATCCTGGGCATCGTCGCCCTCGCTTTCGCCTGGCTGGCCGGCTGGATCGGCCGCGACCGGCTGACCGCTCAGCGCTTCACCGACACCATCGAGGCCACCGGCCCTGCGCATCCCGGCTTCCGCCGCGCGCACAGCAAGGGCGTGTGCGTGAGCGGTTGGTTCGAACCCAGCGCGCAGGCACCCACGCTGTCCAGTGCGAGGGTGTTCTCGCAGGCGCGCGTGCCGGTGATGGGCCGCCTGTCGATCGGCGGCGGTGACCCCTACGGCGCCGACAACACCGCACGGGTACGCAGCATCGCGGTGCAGATGGTCAGCGATGATGGCCAGGAATGGCGGATGGCGATGAACAGCTTCCCGTTCTTCGCCGTGCCCACTGCCGAGGCCTTCTACGAGCAGACCCGCGCGCAGATTCCGGACCCCGCCACCGGCAAGCCCGACCCGCAGAAGATGGCTGCCGTGCTGGCGAAATACCCCAGCGCGCAGGCGTTCCAGCAGTGGGCCAAGAGCGCACCGTGGACCAGCAGCTGGGCCAACACCACCTTCAACAGCGTCAACAGCTTCTGGTTCACCAACGCGCAGGGACAGAAGCGCGCGGTGCGCTGGCGCTGGCAGCCGCAGGCAGCGGTGGTGGAGATGGATGCGGACGCACGCAAGCAGGCCAACGTCGATTTCCTCAGCCAGGAACTGCAGCAACGCCTGGCCACCGGCCCGGTGCGCTGGAACCTGGTGGTCAGCCTGGCTGCGCCCGGCGATGCCATCGATGACCCCTCGGTGCCGTGGCCGGAATCGCGCGATCAGGTGGTGGCCGGTGTGCTCAGCCTCGACCGCATGCAGTCGCAGGAAGAAGGTGCCTGCGGCCAGCTCAACTTCGATCCGCTGATCGTGCCCAGCGGCGTGCGCGGCAGTGACGACCCGATCCTGGCTGCACGCTCGGCGGTGTATTCGCAATCCTTCAACCGCCGCGAACGCGAGCGCGCCAGCGGCAACGTCGAGCAACCGAAGGAGGCTGCGCAATGA